Proteins from a single region of Halalkalibaculum roseum:
- the thrC gene encoding threonine synthase, which produces MIKTDTMKSTYCDYELRCLENDHINDEKETTTYCTQCDSVLRVFYDEVSDDIQYPIKDIVEDPLKTHPSALKKLDRLSKQYEADLYAKLEFEHPTGCFKDRGSYIEVQKALELKADAICLASTGNMAASVAAYACYFKIPCFVFVPEKTTDAKIAQATIYDANIIRIKGDFSTCEALCRKFAKSGNYYLAGDYVFREEGQKSFSYELIEQGGDDFDYIFIPVGCGTNFGAIAKGFDELKKSGRIDRIPQLIAIQPEQSSPVVEGIFKKKKIIKNQVNTMAQSVAASDPVDFYKVLLGIEETDGQAYTVTEDEILQSLKEMAIEEGHFTEPACALPLAAFKNNSNTFKGKKCLFVLTGSGLKDTKVVAKHSLSSPVLSPKLEKVINYINSGYIDMQKNSWGKSRDTFMANLKMDEDHERLYNNYVSNIQKKGKTLSNNEIEVLQSLVFNEELDLEYPAEVLDYKLTMRKHGLVQAAVKLNIKNEEVITKAKGVGPIDAILTAIKSETDNLFPLEVSNHEVEILSPDTDSLVVVTLTLTHGEQEWVSKGASPDTIEAAVQAFVKGLAIAMKSEVA; this is translated from the coding sequence ATGATTAAAACTGATACCATGAAGAGTACCTATTGCGACTACGAACTGCGCTGTCTGGAAAACGACCACATCAATGATGAGAAGGAGACTACTACATATTGTACCCAGTGTGATAGTGTACTGAGAGTATTTTATGATGAGGTATCAGACGATATACAGTATCCCATTAAGGATATTGTGGAAGATCCACTTAAAACCCATCCTTCAGCTCTTAAAAAGCTGGACCGGCTTTCAAAACAATATGAAGCTGACCTTTATGCCAAACTGGAGTTTGAACATCCCACCGGTTGCTTTAAAGATCGTGGCAGTTATATCGAAGTACAGAAAGCACTGGAACTGAAGGCAGATGCCATCTGCCTGGCTTCAACCGGAAATATGGCGGCTTCTGTTGCGGCTTATGCCTGTTATTTTAAGATTCCTTGCTTTGTATTTGTGCCAGAGAAAACCACAGATGCCAAAATTGCACAGGCGACCATCTATGATGCCAATATCATCCGCATCAAAGGGGATTTCAGCACATGTGAAGCACTTTGCCGTAAGTTCGCCAAATCAGGCAACTACTACCTGGCCGGAGATTATGTATTCCGGGAGGAAGGTCAGAAATCTTTCAGTTATGAACTGATTGAGCAGGGCGGTGACGATTTTGACTATATCTTCATACCGGTTGGCTGCGGCACCAATTTTGGAGCTATCGCAAAAGGATTTGATGAATTGAAAAAGTCAGGAAGAATTGATCGGATACCCCAACTCATTGCCATTCAACCTGAGCAGAGCTCCCCGGTTGTGGAGGGCATTTTCAAGAAAAAGAAAATCATTAAAAACCAGGTCAACACTATGGCTCAATCTGTCGCGGCCTCCGACCCGGTGGACTTTTACAAGGTACTTCTGGGAATTGAGGAGACAGACGGACAGGCTTATACCGTGACCGAGGATGAAATATTGCAGTCACTCAAGGAAATGGCCATCGAGGAGGGACATTTTACCGAACCGGCCTGTGCATTGCCCCTTGCAGCTTTCAAGAACAACAGTAATACCTTTAAAGGCAAAAAGTGCCTTTTTGTACTGACCGGATCTGGACTTAAGGATACTAAAGTGGTTGCCAAGCACTCCCTCTCCTCTCCTGTCCTTTCGCCGAAGCTTGAAAAGGTCATCAACTATATCAACTCGGGTTATATCGATATGCAGAAGAATTCCTGGGGGAAGTCACGGGATACCTTCATGGCCAACCTGAAAATGGACGAAGACCACGAGCGGCTATACAACAACTATGTATCAAACATTCAAAAGAAGGGTAAGACTCTCAGTAACAACGAAATCGAAGTTCTGCAATCGCTTGTATTCAATGAGGAACTGGATCTAGAGTACCCGGCCGAAGTACTTGATTACAAACTGACGATGCGCAAACACGGGCTCGTTCAGGCAGCCGTTAAGTTGAATATCAAGAATGAAGAAGTGATTACCAAAGCGAAAGGTGTCGGCCCGATAGATGCGATTCTCACAGCCATCAAATCAGAAACGGACAACCTGTTTCCCCTAGAGGTCAGTAACCATGAGGTTGAGATACTAAGTCCTGATACTGACTCTCTGGTTGTCGTCACCCTTACGCTCACTCACGGTGAACAGGAATGGGTTTCCAAAGGGGCCTCACCCGACACGATTGAAGCTGCCGTTCAGGCCTTTGTTAAGGGTCTGGCGATTGCAATGAAGTCGGAAGTGGCTTAG
- a CDS encoding UbiA family prenyltransferase, which yields MKGNSSNTSTGKEIWNFILHLRWHYQVFILSGGFLLGGFLSPSLNWNSYLLQFVNVHLLLFGGATAYNSYWDKDEGPIGGLKNPPPMTRWMWMMSILMQAVGLLVAIPAGNAFMGIYILSMIFFWLYSSPLTRWKGDPIKSLVAIGVSTGTNSFLMGYLSAGMNEIDLSIIFAAVGVALVILSLYPLSQLYQMDEDRKRGDRTFAIRYGFSGVFNFFVISFSSGILLISMALFVDHVALGIGFLLVGFGIGYWVQNKILQLTAEQEDYELVMRIKFATSLLFVAFILLILVLKHTNLGIVTGLDVLLI from the coding sequence TTGAAAGGAAATAGTTCGAACACATCAACAGGGAAGGAGATCTGGAATTTTATTCTTCATCTGCGGTGGCATTACCAGGTTTTTATTTTGTCGGGCGGATTTCTACTGGGCGGTTTTTTAAGTCCTTCTCTGAATTGGAACTCCTACTTGCTTCAATTCGTCAATGTACATTTGCTACTTTTCGGGGGTGCAACAGCTTATAATTCCTACTGGGATAAAGATGAAGGTCCCATAGGCGGCCTGAAAAATCCACCCCCAATGACTCGCTGGATGTGGATGATGTCAATCCTTATGCAGGCAGTGGGATTGCTGGTTGCGATACCGGCAGGCAACGCCTTTATGGGTATCTATATTCTCAGCATGATCTTTTTTTGGCTTTATTCCTCCCCACTTACTCGTTGGAAGGGGGATCCCATCAAAAGCCTTGTTGCCATAGGTGTAAGCACCGGTACAAACTCTTTTCTGATGGGCTATCTGTCAGCGGGAATGAATGAGATAGATCTTTCTATCATATTTGCGGCAGTGGGAGTGGCACTGGTTATTTTAAGTCTATATCCTTTGTCGCAACTTTACCAGATGGATGAAGACAGAAAGCGTGGTGACCGTACTTTTGCCATCAGATACGGTTTCTCCGGGGTATTCAACTTTTTTGTTATTTCATTTTCCTCCGGAATCCTGCTCATATCAATGGCCCTGTTCGTTGACCATGTCGCATTGGGCATCGGATTTTTGCTGGTGGGTTTTGGTATCGGTTATTGGGTGCAAAATAAGATCTTACAGCTCACTGCTGAACAGGAAGATTACGAGCTGGTCATGCGCATCAAATTTGCGACATCACTCTTATTCGTTGCTTTCATCTTACTCATTTTAGTGTTAAAACATACAAATCTTGGAATAGTTACGGGTTTGGATGTGTTACTGATATAA
- a CDS encoding thioredoxin family protein, whose translation MDTTTEKLINQELIADSFTYRQYRQLIDKRLERGRTTSDKDSEEILEYTRMNVRRMNRLDDQVTLNTSLQEKLENLDDSWIWLVITEGWCGDAAQNIPAINKMAEVASNIELRFILRDENPEIMDQYLTNGSRSIPKLICLDAESLEQIGTWGPRPSSIQEKAMEWKDDPEISMEEWAEKLHKYYADDKTEELQQEFEELIEEWS comes from the coding sequence ATGGATACGACTACAGAAAAGCTTATTAACCAGGAACTTATAGCAGATTCTTTTACCTATCGTCAGTACAGGCAGCTTATTGACAAGCGGCTAGAAAGAGGACGAACTACCAGTGATAAAGATTCAGAAGAAATATTAGAATATACCCGAATGAATGTTCGGCGGATGAACAGGCTTGATGATCAAGTCACGTTGAACACTTCCTTACAAGAGAAATTAGAAAATTTAGATGATAGCTGGATCTGGCTGGTTATTACCGAAGGTTGGTGTGGTGATGCCGCTCAAAATATTCCCGCAATTAACAAGATGGCAGAAGTTGCTTCCAATATTGAGCTGCGGTTTATCCTTCGCGATGAAAATCCGGAAATTATGGATCAGTATTTAACCAACGGCAGCCGATCTATTCCTAAACTGATCTGCCTGGATGCAGAAAGCCTTGAGCAGATCGGTACCTGGGGACCAAGACCTTCATCCATTCAGGAAAAAGCGATGGAATGGAAAGATGATCCTGAAATCTCCATGGAAGAATGGGCGGAGAAACTGCATAAGTATTATGCCGACGACAAAACTGAAGAACTTCAGCAGGAATTTGAAGAGCTGATTGAAGAGTGGTCTTAG
- a CDS encoding NAD-dependent succinate-semialdehyde dehydrogenase: protein MKTINPTTGKVLKEYKLMDDSELDSIINNAAKAQDDWKDLYFEERATYLNNIADILKDRKRRLAELMAREMGKPLPQGVSEAEKCAWVCEYYAENAAQFLENEQIETDASQSYVSYNPLGTVLAIMPWNFPFWQLFRFAAPALMAGNAALLKHAPNVTGCALEIEKIIHKAGIPENLFRTVLADIDQTQAMITHSAIDAVTLTGSTRAGKAVAGQAGNVLKKTVLELGGSDPYIILKDANLEMAAESCVTSRLINSGQSCIAAKRFIAVQEVYDDFLELVLSKMKEKRIGDPFEEDTDIGPMARFDLRDQLHEQVEESRKKGADCLLGGEIPDDDGAFYPATVLANIKKGMPAYEEELFGPVASVFKAKSEEEAIAIANDNSYGLGAAVFSEDVTRAERLASTSLEAGCCFVNDFVKSDPRLPFGGIKKSGYGRELSHHGIKEFVNIKTVYIS from the coding sequence ATGAAAACAATCAATCCAACCACAGGTAAAGTACTCAAAGAATATAAACTGATGGATGATTCGGAACTTGATTCCATCATCAATAACGCCGCAAAAGCTCAAGACGATTGGAAAGATCTCTATTTCGAGGAAAGAGCAACATACCTAAATAACATTGCTGACATCTTAAAAGATCGGAAGCGGAGGCTGGCCGAACTGATGGCCCGGGAGATGGGAAAACCGTTGCCCCAAGGGGTATCGGAGGCAGAAAAATGTGCATGGGTTTGCGAGTATTATGCGGAAAATGCGGCTCAATTTCTGGAGAATGAACAGATCGAAACTGATGCCTCTCAAAGTTACGTGAGCTATAATCCCTTGGGGACTGTATTGGCCATCATGCCTTGGAATTTCCCTTTCTGGCAACTTTTCCGATTTGCGGCACCGGCTCTGATGGCCGGCAACGCAGCCTTGCTTAAACATGCTCCAAACGTAACCGGCTGTGCTCTGGAAATCGAGAAGATCATTCATAAAGCCGGAATCCCTGAAAACCTGTTTAGAACCGTGCTTGCGGATATCGATCAAACCCAGGCTATGATTACGCATTCGGCAATTGATGCAGTTACCTTAACCGGAAGTACAAGAGCCGGAAAGGCTGTCGCCGGACAGGCGGGAAACGTGTTGAAAAAAACGGTTTTGGAACTGGGTGGCAGTGATCCCTATATCATATTGAAAGATGCTAATCTGGAGATGGCAGCTGAAAGCTGTGTAACCTCCAGGCTCATTAACAGTGGTCAAAGTTGTATTGCTGCTAAAAGATTTATTGCAGTACAAGAAGTGTATGATGACTTTTTGGAATTGGTATTATCAAAAATGAAAGAAAAAAGAATCGGAGACCCATTTGAGGAAGATACGGATATAGGTCCGATGGCACGCTTTGATCTGCGAGATCAGTTGCATGAGCAGGTTGAAGAAAGCCGAAAAAAGGGTGCCGATTGCCTGCTTGGAGGGGAAATTCCCGATGATGATGGAGCATTCTATCCGGCAACAGTACTGGCAAACATTAAGAAAGGCATGCCGGCCTACGAAGAGGAGTTATTCGGTCCGGTAGCCTCGGTATTCAAGGCAAAGAGTGAGGAAGAAGCTATAGCCATTGCCAATGATAACAGCTATGGTTTGGGTGCTGCTGTCTTCTCTGAAGATGTTACACGGGCTGAACGTTTGGCCTCGACATCCCTGGAAGCGGGCTGCTGCTTTGTAAATGATTTCGTGAAATCAGATCCGCGCCTTCCCTTTGGCGGAATCAAAAAGTCAGGTTATGGCAGGGAGCTCTCCCATCATGGCATCAAGGAGTTCGTAAATATCAAAACAGTATATATTTCATAA
- a CDS encoding aspartate aminotransferase family protein: MEQREQFYNHIALTSDEPMGLEIESAEGPFIYTKDGKRYVDFISGIAVSSLGHRHPAVTKAVKKQVDRHLHVMVYGEFIQDPQSNYAHLLTSQLPENLDRVYFVNSGTEANEGALKLAKKFTGRHKFVAFRNGYHGDTQGSLSVTGRDVYRDPYLPLLPDVHFLEFNSNEELDTIDEKTAAVIMEPIQGEGGIIPADKKWLREIRERCNNAGTLLIFDEIQTGFYRTGSLFAFQDYDVVPDILCLAKAMAGGMPLGAFVSSSEIFDVFRHDPPLNHVTTFGGHPVSCAAAHATLSELLKGNYASRAGRIETTVRKVLQAEGIVEIRGKGAMLGMELENKDMTRKVVSDCLEKGIILGWTLHSDTLVRLAPPLIIETKLLKDTLEDILDSVKKFS; this comes from the coding sequence GTGGAGCAAAGAGAACAGTTTTACAATCATATTGCCCTGACCAGTGATGAACCGATGGGGCTGGAAATTGAATCTGCCGAAGGTCCATTTATTTATACAAAAGATGGCAAGCGCTATGTGGATTTTATATCCGGCATAGCGGTCAGCAGTTTGGGTCATCGTCACCCGGCGGTTACCAAGGCTGTTAAAAAACAGGTCGACCGGCATCTGCACGTAATGGTGTACGGAGAGTTTATTCAGGATCCGCAATCTAATTATGCTCATTTATTGACCTCTCAGCTTCCTGAGAATCTCGATCGGGTGTATTTTGTCAACAGCGGCACCGAAGCTAATGAAGGAGCGCTGAAATTGGCCAAAAAGTTTACCGGACGCCACAAATTTGTAGCATTTCGAAATGGCTACCACGGGGATACACAGGGTTCGCTGAGCGTGACGGGCAGAGATGTTTACCGCGATCCGTACTTACCTCTCTTGCCGGATGTTCATTTTCTGGAATTCAATAGCAATGAGGAACTGGACACTATAGATGAAAAGACGGCAGCGGTGATCATGGAGCCGATTCAAGGAGAAGGGGGAATTATACCTGCTGATAAAAAATGGCTCAGGGAAATACGGGAGAGATGCAACAATGCAGGTACATTACTTATTTTTGATGAAATTCAGACCGGTTTTTACCGTACAGGATCTCTATTTGCCTTCCAAGACTATGATGTGGTTCCGGATATCTTATGCCTGGCAAAAGCCATGGCAGGCGGGATGCCGTTGGGTGCGTTTGTATCATCAAGTGAGATATTCGATGTTTTCAGGCACGATCCGCCATTGAATCATGTAACTACATTTGGGGGACACCCGGTATCTTGTGCTGCGGCACATGCCACGCTTTCTGAACTGCTTAAAGGTAACTATGCTTCACGGGCAGGGAGGATAGAGACTACTGTAAGGAAAGTGCTGCAGGCAGAAGGTATTGTCGAAATCAGAGGTAAAGGAGCCATGTTAGGTATGGAATTGGAAAATAAGGACATGACCCGGAAAGTTGTTTCGGACTGCCTGGAAAAAGGAATTATTCTTGGGTGGACACTTCATTCTGATACATTGGTTCGGTTAGCTCCGCCGCTGATCATTGAAACAAAATTGCTAAAAGATACTCTTGAAGATATTCTGGATAGTGTGAAGAAATTTTCATGA
- a CDS encoding T9SS type A sorting domain-containing protein — protein sequence MKKGATKFITIICGVALLATALFLFLDESSSVTQQQIDQNLGDNPEDELEKAEMSANRYEYFFKKLRDPATNSIPRDIRVRELQYARTLPTASQVNEQIKSKSPSQKLAPEFQWSLAGPPATGGRTRALGIDQRDPNIVIAGGVSGGIWKSTDGGNSWTMKNQDVQNLGVSSLAQDPNSPDTWYYASGEYQRWSSQSATGALYFGSGVYRSTDNGETWTNIASTEDSDNNFNSKFDFISRVAVSPVTSTVFISSNGFGITRSPDGDDYSDLVLGGLGFHEYADVAVASDGRVAAVLSSSDLSANPVTNDPGIFISNDDGNNWTEITPSSFPTEYGRSVLTFAPSNPDILYVFTNKLNDDSNQGVSFYKIDLNAGTFENRSSNLPDFGEPVGGMNTQGGYNMMVSVKPDNPDFVLVGGTNLFRSTDGFATGPTGTSETEKDEFWIGGYAQVNNISQTENHHVDQHVVVYDPSNPDRILNGNDGGVYATDNVTANEVVWSDLNEGYIVTQYYSAAIPPTSANSRFMGGTQDNGTTLFTNTSSSPDSTFDISSGDGGYSFFSDDYLFVSSQRGRIIRWNTGLSNLDYVYPSQAVDQLFIHPYAVDPNDDNIMYYPEGNHMWRNTTLGNINNGNSSGTSVGWQEITSINVPSGHTITALEVSTAPANVLYYAGYNNNSQPAIRRLDNANSSTSPTDIDLPTNTSLQGAYVNDIAINPVNGNEAVVILSNYNVPSIWHTTNGGSSWENIEGNLSLQSIRSATMIPAEGGTVYVVGTSTGIYSTQQLNGTSTSWGQEGLNELGFAVTEEIASRSNGDVAAGTHGRGMYLGSFQGSTSFPFIAISPTEARTGETITLTANNFEFSSTPTQNIVQFRASDIQQSGVCRNATIEPVSGTVVSASANSIEVEVPRGILPDECAVSNSASISVNVENQSPDPAPGTFSVLPPTEFALQQNFPNPFNPTTTIPINLAQNSRVTLAIYDVLGQKVLEPIFEDEFIAGTFNTSIDLSNLASGVYIYRVVATPTNGNGGTFVETRKMTLVK from the coding sequence ATGAAAAAAGGCGCTACAAAATTTATCACCATTATTTGCGGTGTTGCCCTGCTTGCAACCGCCCTCTTTCTATTTCTGGATGAATCATCATCCGTCACTCAACAGCAGATTGATCAAAATCTGGGAGATAACCCGGAAGATGAGCTTGAAAAAGCTGAGATGAGTGCCAATCGCTATGAATATTTTTTCAAGAAACTGAGAGATCCTGCAACCAATAGTATTCCGCGAGATATCAGGGTCCGTGAATTGCAATATGCAAGGACCCTTCCAACCGCATCTCAGGTCAATGAACAGATTAAATCAAAGAGTCCTTCTCAAAAATTGGCTCCTGAATTTCAATGGAGTCTGGCGGGCCCCCCGGCAACCGGCGGCCGTACACGCGCTTTGGGAATCGACCAGCGTGATCCGAATATAGTCATTGCCGGTGGGGTATCAGGCGGTATCTGGAAATCCACAGATGGGGGTAACAGCTGGACGATGAAAAACCAGGATGTCCAAAACCTGGGTGTCTCTTCGCTGGCTCAGGATCCGAATAGTCCCGATACCTGGTACTATGCCTCCGGAGAATACCAACGATGGAGCAGCCAGAGTGCAACCGGCGCCCTCTATTTCGGTTCCGGTGTTTATAGGTCAACTGATAACGGAGAGACCTGGACCAACATCGCCAGTACTGAAGATTCTGACAACAATTTTAACAGCAAATTTGATTTCATTTCCCGTGTAGCTGTGAGTCCGGTTACCAGTACGGTATTTATTTCAAGCAATGGATTTGGCATCACACGTTCACCTGACGGCGATGATTACTCCGACCTGGTACTCGGGGGTCTTGGGTTTCATGAATACGCCGATGTAGCTGTAGCTTCTGACGGTCGAGTTGCCGCCGTACTCTCAAGCTCTGACCTGAGCGCAAACCCAGTAACCAATGATCCGGGTATCTTTATTTCAAACGACGATGGAAATAATTGGACTGAAATAACTCCCTCCAGTTTTCCTACGGAATACGGGAGAAGTGTGCTCACTTTCGCGCCATCCAACCCGGATATACTTTATGTCTTCACCAACAAACTCAATGACGACAGTAACCAGGGCGTAAGCTTTTACAAAATTGATTTAAATGCCGGCACTTTTGAAAATCGTTCTTCCAATTTACCTGACTTCGGAGAACCTGTAGGCGGTATGAATACCCAAGGGGGATATAACATGATGGTATCCGTGAAGCCCGACAACCCTGACTTTGTCCTTGTTGGCGGCACCAACCTATTTCGATCGACCGATGGATTTGCAACAGGTCCTACAGGTACCAGTGAAACTGAGAAAGATGAATTCTGGATTGGAGGATACGCACAAGTCAATAATATCAGCCAAACCGAAAACCATCATGTTGATCAGCACGTAGTAGTTTACGACCCAAGCAATCCCGATAGAATTCTGAACGGTAATGACGGGGGCGTTTATGCCACGGATAATGTCACTGCAAACGAGGTAGTATGGAGCGATCTGAATGAAGGATATATCGTTACACAGTACTATTCAGCAGCCATCCCCCCTACTTCCGCAAACAGCCGGTTCATGGGAGGAACGCAAGATAACGGTACCACCCTTTTTACCAACACCTCGAGCTCCCCGGATTCAACCTTTGATATCAGTTCGGGTGACGGCGGGTATTCCTTCTTTTCGGATGATTATCTTTTCGTCTCTTCGCAACGAGGCCGCATTATCCGCTGGAACACCGGGTTATCAAACCTGGATTATGTGTATCCCTCTCAAGCCGTAGATCAACTTTTCATTCACCCCTATGCGGTAGATCCCAATGATGATAACATCATGTACTACCCGGAAGGCAATCACATGTGGCGAAATACCACGCTGGGCAATATCAATAATGGCAATTCTAGCGGTACTTCGGTAGGGTGGCAGGAAATCACCTCCATCAATGTTCCATCCGGACATACGATCACCGCGCTTGAGGTATCTACCGCACCGGCAAATGTTTTGTACTACGCCGGGTATAATAACAATAGCCAACCTGCCATACGAAGACTGGATAATGCAAACAGTTCTACCAGCCCGACTGACATTGATTTACCTACAAATACCAGTCTCCAGGGTGCTTATGTCAATGATATTGCAATAAATCCGGTAAACGGAAATGAAGCAGTCGTCATTCTTTCAAATTACAATGTGCCCAGTATATGGCACACGACCAATGGCGGCAGCAGCTGGGAAAATATTGAAGGTAATTTAAGTCTTCAGTCGATACGCTCTGCCACAATGATTCCCGCAGAAGGAGGTACGGTTTATGTAGTGGGGACCAGTACCGGAATCTATTCCACCCAGCAATTAAACGGAACCAGTACCAGTTGGGGTCAGGAAGGGCTAAATGAACTCGGGTTCGCTGTTACGGAAGAAATAGCTTCACGCTCAAATGGTGATGTAGCAGCTGGAACGCACGGACGAGGTATGTATCTGGGTAGTTTCCAGGGATCAACAAGTTTCCCTTTCATTGCCATCTCCCCGACGGAAGCCAGAACCGGTGAAACCATCACCCTGACCGCAAACAATTTTGAATTCAGCTCCACACCTACGCAGAATATTGTTCAATTCAGGGCGTCGGATATTCAACAGAGCGGTGTTTGCAGAAACGCAACCATTGAGCCGGTTTCCGGGACCGTGGTTTCAGCAAGTGCCAATTCCATCGAAGTAGAAGTGCCCCGAGGCATTCTCCCGGATGAATGTGCGGTTTCCAATTCTGCAAGTATCAGTGTGAATGTAGAAAATCAAAGCCCTGATCCCGCACCCGGTACCTTTAGCGTACTGCCTCCCACGGAATTTGCATTGCAGCAAAACTTCCCAAATCCTTTTAATCCTACCACAACAATACCTATAAACCTTGCTCAGAATAGCAGGGTGACGCTGGCTATCTATGATGTACTGGGTCAAAAAGTGCTGGAGCCGATCTTTGAGGATGAGTTTATTGCCGGTACGTTTAATACCAGTATAGATCTATCAAATCTTGCCAGCGGTGTGTATATCTATCGGGTGGTGGCTACACCAACAAACGGAAACGGAGGGACCTTTGTTGAGACCCGAAAGATGACACTGGTTAAGTAA
- a CDS encoding 3-methyladenine DNA glycosylase has translation MISTDTKTEPVHSEIKRSDWRQRIRAHKEAVSNRIDDYLELRQQHRKDPVLDFLFEYYAFRPSHLRRWSPGFGVLLRGNEKDSYPELSELSMGMKGAYLNPEYFPENRKRSIRWILELLENSGRRKPSFGCFGMHEWAMVYKKDKDQIRHRDIPLRMDKEKLASFVESRPLVCTHFDAFRFFAKPAKPLNKFELSRDSFSNTEQAGCIHTNMDLYKWAFKGFPWISSEVILEAFDLAVEARTVDMKASPYDLEAYGLEPIRIETESGRMAYLEAQKAIYERSKPIRDHLIKEYRTLVHYFDE, from the coding sequence ATGATTTCCACTGACACAAAAACAGAGCCCGTACATTCTGAAATTAAGAGAAGTGACTGGAGACAGCGGATCCGGGCACATAAAGAAGCTGTATCAAATCGAATCGATGACTACCTGGAGCTAAGGCAACAACATCGTAAAGATCCTGTATTGGATTTTCTGTTTGAATACTATGCCTTCCGACCCTCACACCTAAGAAGGTGGTCACCGGGATTCGGCGTTTTGTTGAGAGGAAATGAGAAGGATTCTTATCCTGAATTGAGCGAGCTATCAATGGGAATGAAGGGGGCTTACCTGAATCCCGAATACTTTCCTGAAAACAGAAAGAGATCCATACGCTGGATACTGGAGCTGCTGGAAAATTCCGGCCGGAGAAAACCTTCTTTCGGCTGTTTTGGGATGCATGAGTGGGCCATGGTATATAAGAAAGATAAGGATCAGATACGCCACAGGGATATTCCTCTTCGAATGGATAAAGAAAAACTTGCATCCTTTGTAGAATCCAGGCCCCTGGTTTGTACCCATTTTGATGCGTTTCGTTTTTTTGCAAAACCCGCCAAGCCGCTCAATAAATTTGAGCTTTCACGCGACTCCTTCAGTAACACCGAGCAGGCCGGCTGTATTCATACCAATATGGATCTTTACAAATGGGCATTCAAAGGATTCCCCTGGATTTCCAGTGAGGTAATTTTGGAAGCTTTCGATTTGGCAGTGGAAGCAAGAACCGTAGACATGAAGGCAAGTCCCTATGATCTAGAGGCCTATGGTCTTGAACCTATCCGGATTGAGACGGAGTCAGGGCGGATGGCGTACTTGGAAGCTCAGAAAGCGATCTACGAACGGTCGAAACCCATCAGGGATCATTTGATAAAAGAGTACCGTACTTTGGTTCACTACTTTGATGAGTAG
- a CDS encoding 2,3,4,5-tetrahydropyridine-2,6-dicarboxylate N-succinyltransferase yields the protein MSQENWEEILEKLEKGEIRSARPKGDGWEANTEVKEAILASFKAGNNTEYSGIYNGFVDKHNLPPRKFTAEENVRLVPGGSSVRRGAYVAPGVIIMPPAYINVGAYVDEGTMVDSHALVGSCAQVGKNVHLSAGVQLGGVLEPVGLAPVVIEDDCFIGAGSVIVEGILVKKRAVIAPGVTLSKSIPVYDCVNEKRLEKGAAIPEGAVVIPGTRPMSGKWAKENGLSMACPLIVKYRDEQSDASLELEEALR from the coding sequence ATGAGTCAGGAAAATTGGGAAGAAATACTTGAAAAACTGGAAAAAGGTGAGATCAGATCGGCAAGGCCAAAAGGTGATGGTTGGGAGGCCAATACCGAGGTAAAGGAAGCAATCTTGGCCTCATTTAAGGCCGGTAATAACACAGAGTACTCCGGTATCTATAACGGTTTTGTTGATAAGCATAATCTACCCCCAAGGAAGTTCACTGCTGAGGAGAATGTGAGATTGGTACCCGGCGGTTCATCCGTTCGCAGAGGAGCTTATGTAGCGCCCGGTGTGATTATCATGCCACCTGCATATATCAATGTGGGTGCCTATGTGGATGAAGGAACTATGGTCGACAGCCATGCGCTGGTTGGTTCCTGTGCGCAGGTAGGGAAGAACGTACACCTCTCGGCAGGTGTACAGCTGGGCGGTGTGCTTGAACCGGTAGGATTAGCTCCGGTCGTTATTGAAGATGATTGCTTTATCGGTGCGGGCTCGGTAATTGTGGAAGGCATTTTGGTCAAAAAGCGAGCGGTCATCGCGCCGGGAGTCACGCTTTCCAAATCCATCCCTGTTTATGATTGCGTGAATGAGAAAAGACTGGAAAAGGGTGCAGCCATACCGGAAGGAGCAGTGGTCATTCCCGGCACTCGTCCTATGAGTGGGAAGTGGGCCAAAGAAAACGGACTCAGCATGGCCTGTCCGCTGATCGTAAAATATCGCGATGAGCAGAGTGATGCTTCCCTGGAACTGGAGGAGGCGCTCAGGTAA